The following coding sequences lie in one Pseudoxanthomonas sp. SE1 genomic window:
- a CDS encoding glycosyltransferase, with protein MEIVHFVENLDRGGLERTVVDLIASQREAGHQCRVICLFKLGLLARELLASGVRVDACGKQPGLDLRALRRARELLRQSPDAVIHTHNAMAHYYAVIASLGLPVKCRINTRHGMGGRSRSGRQEWLYRQSMRFTDYAVAVCEAARERFAEEGVHPRHGLLAVPNGIRLERFRSADPDARRTLAAELGWPAGSRIIGTVGRLQPVKDHALLLRAFAKVRVQVPEAVLAIVGDGPLREALEAQATQAGLADAVRFLGDRHDVPRLLMGMEVFALSSSSEGYSIALLEACAAGLPIVATDVGGNREIVREGVNGRLVPSGDAAALATALIALLRGGDRAATMGRAGQAWAQAEASFRTMAERYHGLYEDDGQDMSSGAMAVQGRLS; from the coding sequence GTGGAGATCGTGCATTTCGTCGAGAACCTTGATCGGGGCGGCCTGGAACGCACCGTGGTGGACCTGATCGCGAGCCAGCGCGAGGCGGGCCACCAGTGCCGGGTCATCTGCCTGTTCAAGCTGGGCCTGCTGGCCAGGGAACTGCTGGCCAGCGGTGTCCGGGTGGATGCATGCGGCAAGCAACCGGGCCTGGACCTGCGTGCGCTGCGTCGCGCACGTGAACTGCTGCGGCAGTCGCCCGACGCGGTCATCCACACGCACAACGCGATGGCGCACTACTACGCCGTCATCGCGTCGCTGGGTCTTCCGGTGAAGTGCCGCATCAACACCCGCCACGGCATGGGAGGGCGCTCGCGCAGCGGTCGCCAGGAATGGCTGTACCGGCAGAGCATGCGCTTCACCGACTACGCGGTCGCGGTGTGCGAAGCGGCGCGCGAGCGGTTCGCCGAGGAGGGCGTGCATCCGCGGCATGGCCTGCTGGCCGTGCCGAACGGCATCCGGCTGGAGCGCTTCCGTTCCGCTGATCCGGATGCACGCCGGACGCTCGCTGCCGAGCTTGGCTGGCCGGCGGGCAGCCGGATCATCGGGACCGTGGGGCGCCTGCAGCCGGTGAAAGACCACGCGCTGCTGCTCCGCGCCTTCGCCAAGGTCCGCGTGCAGGTGCCGGAAGCCGTACTGGCCATCGTCGGCGATGGCCCCTTGCGCGAGGCACTGGAAGCCCAGGCCACCCAGGCCGGATTGGCGGACGCCGTCAGGTTCCTCGGCGACCGCCATGACGTGCCGCGCCTGCTGATGGGCATGGAAGTGTTCGCGCTGTCGTCTTCCAGCGAAGGCTATTCGATCGCGCTGCTGGAGGCGTGCGCTGCCGGGCTTCCCATCGTGGCCACCGATGTGGGCGGCAACCGCGAGATCGTCCGCGAGGGCGTGAATGGCCGGCTGGTGCCGTCGGGGGACGCGGCAGCGCTCGCCACGGCATTGATCGCGCTGCTGCGCGGCGGCGACCGTGCCGCGACGATGGGCCGGGCAGGCCAGGCCTGGGCGCAGGCGGAAGCTTCGTTCCGCACCATGGCCGAGCGGTACCATGGCCTCTACGAGGATGATGGCCAGGACATGTCATCCGGTGCGATGGCCGTGCAGGGACGCCTCTCATGA
- a CDS encoding polysaccharide deacetylase family protein translates to MSVAARVGRRQLLARWCHRLGALPLLKRVRPVAHGEVRVLAYHRVLESSDPQGFSFDPELISASADVFRQQMQHLKANFVPMRFDEVLDHIERRRPLPAGATLVTFDDGYDDNYRIAFPILRDLGMSAMFFVSTGHIDSGRPYAYDWLVHMLCSVPAGERVQVPELGIDWVVEAALADRRRQAADLLYRMKLLDDEGQAALVARLEAAWGIPRAAGHPDCRPMTWDQLREMQRGGMEIGSHGVDHRMLAKLPRECMVAEVRDSKSALERELGVPALVISYPVGGPDAFNHDTVEAVRTAGFGLACSYVAGVGRLGPRTQFSLPRLPVERHMDMPWFQAMMALPELFTYASRLRTG, encoded by the coding sequence ATGAGCGTCGCGGCGCGCGTAGGTCGCCGACAGTTGCTGGCACGCTGGTGCCATCGGCTGGGCGCGCTGCCATTGCTGAAACGCGTGAGGCCGGTGGCGCATGGAGAAGTGCGCGTACTGGCGTACCACCGCGTGCTGGAATCGTCCGATCCCCAGGGGTTCAGCTTCGATCCCGAGTTGATCAGCGCATCGGCGGACGTCTTCCGCCAGCAGATGCAGCACCTGAAGGCGAACTTCGTGCCGATGCGCTTCGATGAGGTGCTGGACCACATCGAGCGCCGCAGGCCCTTGCCTGCGGGCGCGACGCTGGTCACCTTCGATGACGGCTACGACGACAACTACCGTATCGCATTCCCGATCCTGCGCGACCTGGGCATGTCGGCGATGTTCTTCGTCTCCACGGGCCACATCGATTCCGGCAGGCCCTACGCCTACGACTGGCTCGTGCACATGCTGTGTTCGGTGCCGGCCGGCGAGCGCGTGCAGGTGCCTGAGCTCGGTATCGACTGGGTGGTGGAAGCCGCCCTGGCGGACCGCCGCCGGCAGGCAGCCGACCTGCTGTACCGGATGAAGTTGCTGGATGATGAGGGGCAGGCGGCCCTGGTGGCCCGCCTGGAAGCCGCCTGGGGGATCCCGCGCGCTGCGGGTCACCCGGACTGCCGGCCGATGACCTGGGACCAATTGCGCGAGATGCAGCGTGGCGGCATGGAGATCGGGTCGCATGGCGTGGACCACCGCATGCTGGCGAAGCTGCCACGGGAGTGCATGGTGGCCGAGGTGCGCGACTCCAAGTCGGCCCTGGAGCGTGAGCTGGGCGTGCCTGCGCTCGTCATCTCGTATCCGGTGGGTGGGCCCGATGCGTTCAACCATGACACGGTCGAGGCGGTCCGCACGGCGGGCTTCGGGCTGGCGTGCAGCTACGTGGCCGGTGTCGGCCGGCTGGGGCCGCGCACGCAGTTCTCGCTGCCCAGGCTGCCCGTGGAGCGGCACATGGACATGCCCTGGTTCCAGGCGATGATGGCCTTGCCGGAACTGTTCACCTACGCCTCGCGATTGCGCACGGGCTGA
- a CDS encoding O-antigen ligase family protein, with product MFFFLLVYLILVLIRPQDYPAVAESPGPPLQSIALVLAAGLWVLSQRKSFNQPQYLLIPVFLFIAMVSKVVNGWAGGALFVFFVFAPVLLAYVLLANAVDTRKRMQATMGVFIVCASVLAVHGIDQASTGIGWTGVELSQGTRIQYVGIFNDPNDLGMLFVMCLPMAFYLSAQGGWLGLKRLFWWTTIVLLVWGCYLTNSRGTLLALVAMLGVYVWRTRGMFLAGLMGAGALGVLMMLPSRMQEMDVSEASAMGRVESWYEGIQMFIGSPVFGIGAGGYSDLHELTAHNSFVLVLAETGIVGFTVWLAIVGYCFRMMLAIVNRGDDIIDDVPLDVPDEIALQEWKTDKALSLCLLLSLTGFFTAAFFLSRSYVIILYLLVALVVGHYTRMRSTYPSLPQFSLDKDIIRWPIIAVIGVIGLYLTVKVLLALA from the coding sequence ATGTTCTTTTTCTTGTTGGTGTACTTGATCCTGGTGCTGATCAGGCCGCAGGACTACCCGGCGGTGGCCGAATCGCCCGGGCCGCCGCTGCAGTCCATCGCGCTGGTGCTGGCGGCCGGCCTGTGGGTGTTGTCGCAGCGCAAGTCGTTCAACCAGCCGCAGTACCTGCTGATTCCGGTCTTCCTGTTCATCGCCATGGTCTCCAAGGTGGTGAATGGCTGGGCGGGCGGTGCGCTGTTCGTGTTCTTCGTGTTCGCGCCCGTGCTGCTGGCCTATGTCCTGCTCGCCAACGCGGTGGATACGCGCAAGCGCATGCAGGCGACGATGGGGGTGTTCATCGTGTGCGCGTCGGTGCTGGCGGTGCATGGCATCGACCAGGCCAGCACCGGCATCGGCTGGACAGGGGTCGAGCTCTCCCAGGGCACGCGCATCCAGTACGTGGGCATCTTCAACGACCCCAACGACCTGGGCATGCTGTTCGTGATGTGCCTGCCGATGGCCTTCTACCTGAGTGCGCAGGGCGGCTGGCTGGGGCTGAAGCGGCTGTTCTGGTGGACGACGATCGTGTTGCTGGTCTGGGGCTGCTACCTGACCAATTCGCGCGGCACGCTGCTGGCGCTGGTGGCCATGCTGGGCGTGTACGTCTGGCGCACGCGCGGCATGTTCCTGGCGGGCCTGATGGGCGCCGGCGCACTGGGCGTCCTGATGATGTTGCCATCGCGCATGCAGGAGATGGACGTGTCCGAAGCCTCCGCGATGGGACGCGTCGAGTCCTGGTACGAAGGCATCCAGATGTTCATCGGCAGCCCGGTGTTCGGCATCGGTGCAGGTGGTTATTCGGACCTGCATGAACTGACCGCGCACAATTCCTTCGTCCTGGTGCTCGCCGAAACGGGCATCGTGGGCTTCACCGTCTGGCTGGCGATCGTGGGTTACTGCTTCCGCATGATGCTCGCCATCGTGAACCGTGGCGACGACATCATCGACGACGTGCCGCTGGACGTACCCGACGAGATCGCGCTGCAGGAATGGAAGACGGACAAGGCGTTGAGCCTGTGCCTGCTGTTGTCGCTGACCGGCTTCTTCACCGCGGCGTTCTTCCTCAGCCGCAGCTACGTGATCATCCTGTACCTGCTGGTCGCGCTGGTGGTCGGCCACTACACGCGCATGCGTTCCACGTACCCCAGCCTGCCGCAATTCTCGCTCGACAAGGACATCATCCGCTGGCCGATCATCGCTGTAATTGGCGTTATCGGGCTGTATCTGACCGTGAAGGTCCTGTTGGCCCTGGCATGA
- a CDS encoding oligosaccharide flippase family protein, producing MNSRSRTLNNTFFSSVGMYTEYVLGMLTSIIIARHLGPDGFGTYSLVIWLVAMGVATTNSGTASAAIKFIAELRGSGHVEQIPYVLTYLRRAQRVFMLFVLLAGAALFIFAGDHVAPGMNHTLLLGFLILGVVLRSSYMFNIGVAKGFENFRATAIVALVSTPINLLLVIAAWQLDAPVEWLLAVFSLSGIVFYVMSLRQIRPLLPPRQPGVVLPPILRARISHHMRWTALTVSVSFLVASEVEVMFLNLYADSHDAGQFKVAYQLAVGAAALVPGVFGALLLPMMASALSQGREVAARRFAGTTHYLSLLATPLMAFGLVFGDDVIHLLYGPEYWAAGPLFSACLFATCLTTMAQGASSMLVSADRQRSILVLAVTSGVLKLALSAVLIAHFALVGAVIGYLIVALVNATLYISLAIRVSHARLAWGGLGRVLLAGALAAALAWPLRGHLVPWAAVLLGGVLLVLSYALFTLLLRCWSRDDIEHLQLLHGRFAAGRPRLGARLLAWAHERAGERAS from the coding sequence ATGAACTCCCGCTCGCGCACGCTCAACAACACCTTCTTCTCCTCGGTGGGCATGTACACCGAGTACGTGCTGGGCATGCTCACGTCGATCATCATCGCCCGGCACCTCGGCCCGGACGGATTCGGCACCTACAGCCTGGTGATCTGGCTGGTGGCGATGGGCGTGGCGACCACCAATTCGGGCACGGCCAGTGCGGCGATCAAGTTCATCGCCGAACTGCGCGGGTCGGGGCACGTGGAACAGATCCCCTACGTGCTCACCTACCTGCGGCGTGCGCAACGGGTGTTCATGCTGTTCGTGTTGCTGGCGGGCGCGGCGCTGTTCATCTTCGCAGGCGACCATGTCGCACCCGGCATGAACCACACGCTGCTGCTGGGGTTCCTGATCCTCGGCGTGGTGCTGCGCTCGTCGTACATGTTCAACATCGGCGTGGCGAAGGGCTTCGAGAACTTCCGCGCGACCGCCATCGTGGCGCTGGTGTCCACCCCGATCAACCTGCTGCTCGTCATCGCGGCGTGGCAGCTGGACGCGCCGGTGGAATGGCTGCTGGCCGTGTTCTCGCTGTCGGGCATCGTCTTCTACGTGATGTCGCTGCGGCAGATCCGTCCGCTGCTCCCGCCACGCCAGCCCGGCGTGGTGCTGCCCCCGATACTGCGCGCGCGGATAAGTCATCACATGCGCTGGACGGCGCTGACCGTGTCGGTCAGCTTCCTGGTGGCCAGCGAGGTGGAGGTGATGTTCCTCAACCTGTACGCGGACAGTCACGACGCCGGACAGTTCAAGGTGGCCTACCAGCTGGCAGTCGGCGCGGCGGCGCTGGTGCCGGGCGTGTTCGGTGCGCTGCTGCTGCCGATGATGGCGAGTGCGCTCAGCCAGGGCAGGGAAGTCGCGGCGCGGCGCTTCGCCGGCACCACGCATTACCTGTCCCTGCTGGCGACGCCGCTGATGGCGTTCGGCCTGGTGTTCGGCGACGACGTGATCCACCTGCTGTACGGGCCCGAATACTGGGCGGCGGGTCCGCTGTTCTCCGCCTGCCTGTTCGCCACGTGCCTGACCACGATGGCGCAGGGGGCCTCCAGCATGCTGGTCAGCGCGGACCGGCAGCGCAGCATCCTGGTACTGGCGGTGACCAGTGGCGTACTGAAGCTGGCGCTTTCCGCCGTGCTGATCGCGCACTTCGCCCTGGTGGGCGCGGTGATCGGCTACCTCATCGTGGCCCTGGTCAACGCCACGCTGTACATCTCGCTTGCGATCCGGGTCAGCCATGCAAGGTTGGCATGGGGCGGGCTGGGGCGCGTGTTGCTGGCGGGCGCGCTGGCGGCGGCGCTGGCGTGGCCGCTGCGCGGGCATCTGGTGCCCTGGGCGGCCGTCCTGCTGGGTGGCGTGTTGCTGGTGCTGTCGTATGCGCTGTTCACGCTGCTGCTGCGCTGCTGGAGCCGTGACGACATCGAGCACCTGCAACTGCTGCACGGCCGCTTCGCCGCTGGCCGGCCACGCCTGGGTGCGCGCCTGCTGGCGTGGGCGCACGAACGTGCAGGGGAACGCGCCTCATGA
- a CDS encoding class I SAM-dependent methyltransferase has translation MWSDTARLLKKAQRRLWMKYALRGVGGNDNHARLDLAYRVEDPWNMDSAMERTRFEATNRVIEQAFGRVGSILEIGCGEGHQTQHLAHLSDEQYGLDVSPAAVERARLRLPQAHFAAADLFQQPWGDERHRFDLVTACEVLYYLSDPAATIARMRHLGRCGVVTFFAPACGRVGPHVEAIPGLQKTWIHHGGTAWLIGWWRDE, from the coding sequence ATGTGGAGTGATACCGCCCGATTGCTGAAGAAAGCCCAGCGTCGCCTGTGGATGAAGTACGCGCTGCGCGGCGTGGGCGGCAACGACAACCACGCGCGCCTGGACCTGGCCTATCGCGTCGAGGACCCATGGAACATGGACTCGGCCATGGAGCGCACGCGCTTCGAAGCCACCAACCGCGTCATCGAGCAGGCGTTCGGCCGCGTGGGTTCGATACTCGAGATCGGATGCGGCGAAGGGCACCAGACCCAGCACCTCGCCCACCTCAGCGACGAACAGTACGGCCTCGACGTGAGTCCGGCCGCGGTGGAACGTGCGCGTCTGCGCCTGCCGCAGGCGCACTTCGCCGCCGCCGACCTGTTCCAGCAACCGTGGGGCGACGAGCGGCACCGCTTCGACCTGGTCACCGCCTGCGAGGTGCTCTACTACCTGAGCGATCCCGCCGCGACGATCGCCCGCATGCGGCACCTGGGGCGCTGCGGCGTGGTGACGTTCTTCGCACCGGCGTGCGGACGCGTGGGGCCGCATGTCGAGGCCATTCCCGGCCTGCAGAAGACGTGGATCCACCATGGCGGTACCGCCTGGCTCATCGGCTGGTGGCGCGATGAGTGA
- a CDS encoding polysaccharide deacetylase family protein: MNPRPRRLKLLRFLPNGWLSTAGPSGERRALYLTFDDGPHPAHTPPLLDLLAEHDAKASFFLVGREVERHDALARRIASEGHTLGNHSYSHPVFESLTLGQQMEEIDRTEKLLQGIDGRARHAFRPPRGVLSVPMLARLVGRRHRIDYWSYDSLDYSRRPVPELLETIGRHPPRGGDIILMHDDSEHSLELLQQLIPAWKSQGFDLRALPHVH, encoded by the coding sequence ATGAATCCGCGCCCACGACGACTGAAACTGCTGCGGTTCCTGCCGAACGGCTGGTTGTCGACCGCCGGCCCGAGCGGGGAGCGGCGCGCGTTGTACCTGACGTTCGACGATGGCCCGCATCCCGCCCACACACCGCCGTTGCTGGATCTGCTGGCGGAGCATGATGCCAAGGCCAGCTTCTTCCTGGTGGGGCGCGAGGTGGAACGGCACGATGCGCTCGCGCGCCGCATCGCCTCGGAAGGGCACACGCTGGGCAACCATTCGTACTCGCATCCGGTCTTCGAATCGCTGACGCTGGGGCAGCAGATGGAGGAGATCGATCGCACCGAGAAACTCCTGCAGGGCATCGATGGCCGCGCACGCCACGCATTCCGGCCACCCCGCGGCGTGTTGAGCGTGCCGATGCTGGCGCGGCTCGTGGGTCGCCGGCACCGCATCGACTACTGGTCGTACGACAGCCTGGACTACAGCCGCCGTCCGGTGCCGGAGCTGCTCGAGACGATCGGGCGCCATCCGCCGCGCGGTGGCGACATCATCCTGATGCACGATGACAGCGAGCATTCGCTCGAACTGCTGCAGCAGCTGATACCCGCATGGAAATCCCAGGGCTTCGATCTCCGCGCCCTGCCGCACGTGCATTGA
- a CDS encoding phenylacetate--CoA ligase family protein encodes MTGLYESLFRHVLFPAYESGLRGRKTLSYLREYEQQQWLAPEQIDALQWQKLQALLRHCWEHVPYYRETWAGLGIAAPEDIRDPAHYARLPVLDKPTIRANFERLIAGPQRAGLLYKTTGGSTGEPLKFGYTRDSYERRVAIMWRGYGWAGARLGQRSLYLWGTPLGAQKRKDLLFHGAFNRRMLNAFEMDRTRMAEYADAIDRFQPETIVSYVAPIVEMADWLIATGRRVHAPLRILGAAEALHDTQRARIEQAFGAPAYNTYGCREFMLIAAECEHRDGLHVNADHLKVELGHGESVGGEGPRELVITDLHNLGMPLLRYVNGDLATPGHGQCACGRGLPRLARVDGRKLDALRTRDGRFVPGEYVVYAFLGATGIRRYQVVQKQLDAFEILIVPDAGFDAGVIEQVRGELVKVVGDSVALNFRLTDEIPLTPSGKQRVTVSELGG; translated from the coding sequence ATGACGGGTCTCTACGAATCCCTGTTCCGCCACGTGCTTTTCCCCGCGTACGAATCCGGCCTGCGCGGACGCAAGACGCTGTCGTATCTGCGCGAGTACGAACAGCAGCAATGGCTGGCGCCGGAACAGATCGATGCGCTGCAGTGGCAGAAGCTGCAGGCCCTGCTACGCCATTGCTGGGAGCACGTGCCGTACTACCGGGAAACCTGGGCCGGGCTTGGCATTGCCGCACCGGAGGACATCCGCGATCCCGCGCACTACGCTCGATTGCCTGTGCTGGACAAGCCCACGATCCGCGCCAACTTCGAGCGCTTGATCGCCGGCCCGCAGCGTGCCGGCCTGCTTTACAAGACCACCGGCGGCTCGACGGGCGAACCCTTGAAGTTCGGCTACACCCGCGACAGCTACGAACGTCGCGTGGCGATCATGTGGCGTGGCTACGGATGGGCCGGCGCCCGGCTGGGGCAGCGCTCCCTCTACCTGTGGGGCACGCCGCTCGGCGCGCAGAAGCGCAAGGACCTCCTTTTCCATGGGGCGTTCAACCGCCGCATGCTCAATGCCTTCGAAATGGACCGCACGCGCATGGCGGAGTACGCCGATGCGATCGACCGTTTCCAGCCCGAGACCATCGTGTCCTACGTGGCGCCCATCGTGGAGATGGCGGACTGGCTGATCGCCACCGGTCGCCGGGTGCATGCGCCGCTGCGCATCCTGGGCGCCGCCGAGGCGCTGCATGACACGCAGCGCGCACGCATCGAACAGGCCTTCGGCGCGCCGGCCTACAACACCTACGGCTGCCGCGAATTCATGCTGATCGCCGCCGAATGCGAGCACCGCGATGGCCTGCACGTCAACGCGGACCATCTGAAGGTGGAGCTTGGCCATGGCGAAAGCGTGGGCGGAGAAGGCCCGCGCGAACTGGTGATCACCGACCTGCACAACCTGGGCATGCCACTGCTCCGGTATGTCAATGGCGACCTGGCCACGCCCGGCCACGGCCAGTGCGCATGCGGACGCGGACTGCCAAGGCTTGCGCGCGTGGACGGGCGGAAGCTGGATGCATTGCGCACGCGCGATGGCCGGTTCGTGCCGGGCGAGTACGTGGTGTATGCCTTCCTGGGCGCGACCGGCATCCGGCGCTACCAGGTGGTGCAGAAACAACTGGATGCGTTCGAGATCCTGATCGTGCCGGACGCAGGCTTCGACGCTGGCGTCATCGAGCAAGTGCGGGGCGAACTGGTCAAGGTCGTGGGCGACAGTGTCGCCCTGAACTTCCGCCTCACGGACGAGATCCCGCTGACACCCAGCGGCAAGCAGCGTGTCACCGTGTCGGAACTCGGAGGGTAG
- a CDS encoding glycosyltransferase: MSDASTALQGRGVVYFGNDWNAENRTSSHHVATRLANHMPVLYVDSPGMRAPNTSGRDLKRAWRKLVAALRPPVPIRAGFWHCTVPQLPFRRIPGVEAFNRLFSRWAVRRALRKVGITRYLSWFVVPHPGFLAHRLGEDFCVYYCIDDYAAHPGVDADLIGQRDEALSREADQLFVAPPSLLPLKQALNPTATYAPHGVDLDLFLTARMPATPVAEGARDLKGPVIGYIGSIHEWIDIELIAWLAQQRPQWSFLLVGHPAVDVSPLRALPNVRLAGPQPYPTLPQWAKAFDAAIIPYRMNRQVANANPLKLREYLATGKPVVSTYNPEIAKFAQWVRIAEDHAGFLAALEQALADDSREAADDRVAAVAAQTWDRRVEDVLATVTHALDHRQHTFMTTPAP, encoded by the coding sequence ATGAGTGATGCCTCCACCGCGCTGCAGGGGCGTGGCGTGGTCTATTTCGGCAACGACTGGAACGCGGAGAACCGGACCAGCAGCCATCACGTCGCCACGCGCCTGGCGAACCACATGCCCGTGCTCTACGTCGACTCCCCCGGCATGCGTGCACCGAACACCTCCGGGCGCGACCTCAAGCGTGCGTGGCGCAAGCTGGTTGCCGCGCTGCGGCCGCCGGTGCCGATCCGCGCGGGCTTCTGGCATTGCACCGTGCCGCAGCTGCCGTTCCGGCGCATTCCCGGCGTGGAAGCCTTCAACCGGCTCTTCAGCCGCTGGGCCGTGCGTCGCGCGCTGCGCAAGGTCGGCATCACCCGTTACCTGTCGTGGTTCGTCGTCCCCCACCCGGGCTTCCTCGCGCACCGTCTGGGCGAGGACTTCTGCGTGTACTACTGCATCGACGACTATGCGGCGCATCCCGGCGTGGATGCCGACCTGATCGGTCAGCGCGACGAAGCGCTCAGCCGCGAGGCCGACCAGCTGTTCGTCGCGCCCCCGTCGCTGTTGCCCCTCAAGCAGGCCCTCAATCCCACCGCCACGTACGCGCCGCACGGCGTCGATCTCGACCTGTTCCTCACCGCGCGCATGCCGGCCACGCCCGTGGCGGAGGGCGCGCGCGACCTGAAGGGACCCGTGATCGGCTACATCGGCTCGATCCACGAATGGATCGACATCGAGCTGATCGCGTGGCTGGCGCAACAGCGCCCGCAGTGGAGCTTCCTGCTGGTCGGCCACCCTGCCGTCGATGTGTCTCCGCTGCGCGCACTGCCCAATGTGCGGCTGGCCGGCCCCCAACCCTACCCCACGCTCCCGCAATGGGCGAAGGCGTTCGACGCCGCCATCATCCCGTACCGGATGAACCGCCAGGTCGCCAACGCCAACCCGCTCAAGCTGCGCGAGTACCTGGCCACCGGCAAGCCCGTGGTGAGTACCTACAACCCCGAGATCGCGAAGTTCGCGCAGTGGGTCCGCATCGCGGAAGACCACGCCGGTTTCCTCGCCGCGCTCGAACAGGCACTGGCCGACGACAGCCGCGAGGCCGCCGACGACCGCGTTGCTGCCGTTGCGGCCCAGACCTGGGACCGCCGGGTCGAGGACGTGCTGGCCACCGTCACCCACGCGCTCGATCACCGACAACATACCTTCATGACGACCCCCGCCCCATGA